One Glutamicibacter halophytocola DNA segment encodes these proteins:
- the thrS gene encoding threonine--tRNA ligase has protein sequence MSEQLTLTIDGEQVQVDAGTTGLQHYAEQKDVVVMHVDGVLRDLARELEAGSTVTRVTITDPEGLEVLRHSTAHVMAQAVQQLRPDAKLGIGPYITDGFYFDFDVAEPFTPEDLKQLEKMMLKIVNQNQLFARREVSPEEAKAEMANEPYKCELLAKADSADTSGEGVTVEVAAGETTIYDNVDRKSGDIVWKDLCRGPHLPNTKLIKNAFALTRSAAAYWLGSEKNKQLQRIYGTAWPTKEDLKAYQERLAEAERRDHRKLGAELDLFSFPDELGSGLPVFHPKGGIIKREMEDYVRDRHVEEGFQYVGTPHISKDGLFHTSGHLPYYADTMFPALHIDEERDEDGNITKQGQEYRLKAMNCPMHNLIFRGRGRSYRELPLRLFEFGHVYRYEKSGVVHGLTRVRGFAQDDSHSYVTKEQAPAEVEHLLNFMLSLLKDFGMDDFYLELSTRDPESDKFIGSDEQWEEATEVLERVATESGVELVADPGGAAFYGPKISVQAKDAIGRTWQMGTVQYDFNQPARFGLEYQAADGSRQEPVMIHAAKFGSIERFLGVLTEHYAGAFPAWLSPVQVRAIPVAEAFNDYLSEVVATLKAQGVRVELDDSSDRFPKKIRNASKDKIPFVLIAGGEDADANAVSFRFRDGSQENQVPVDEAVARIVEAIKSRDNSN, from the coding sequence ATGAGCGAGCAGCTGACTCTCACCATCGATGGCGAGCAGGTACAGGTGGACGCGGGAACAACCGGTCTGCAGCACTACGCCGAGCAGAAAGACGTGGTTGTTATGCACGTCGACGGCGTATTGCGCGACCTGGCCCGCGAACTGGAAGCCGGTAGCACCGTCACCCGTGTCACCATCACCGACCCAGAAGGGTTGGAGGTGCTGCGTCACTCGACTGCCCACGTGATGGCCCAAGCTGTGCAGCAGCTGCGCCCCGATGCCAAGCTGGGCATTGGCCCGTACATCACCGACGGTTTCTACTTCGACTTCGACGTCGCCGAGCCGTTCACCCCCGAAGATCTGAAGCAGCTGGAAAAGATGATGCTCAAGATCGTCAACCAGAACCAGCTCTTTGCGCGCCGCGAGGTATCGCCGGAAGAAGCCAAGGCCGAAATGGCCAACGAGCCCTACAAGTGCGAGCTGCTGGCCAAGGCCGACTCCGCGGACACCTCGGGCGAGGGCGTCACCGTTGAGGTGGCCGCCGGCGAAACCACCATCTACGACAATGTCGACCGCAAGTCCGGGGACATCGTGTGGAAGGATTTGTGCCGCGGCCCGCACCTGCCGAACACCAAGCTGATCAAGAACGCGTTCGCGCTGACCCGTTCAGCCGCCGCCTACTGGCTGGGCAGCGAGAAGAACAAGCAGCTGCAGCGCATCTACGGCACCGCCTGGCCGACCAAGGAAGACCTCAAGGCCTACCAGGAGCGCCTGGCCGAGGCCGAGCGCCGCGACCACCGCAAGCTCGGCGCCGAGCTGGATCTCTTCTCCTTCCCGGATGAGCTGGGCTCGGGCCTGCCGGTGTTCCACCCCAAGGGCGGCATCATCAAGCGCGAGATGGAAGACTACGTGCGCGACCGCCACGTGGAAGAAGGCTTCCAGTACGTGGGTACCCCGCACATCTCCAAGGACGGGCTGTTCCACACCTCGGGCCACCTGCCGTACTACGCGGACACCATGTTCCCGGCGCTGCACATCGATGAAGAGCGCGATGAAGATGGCAACATCACCAAGCAGGGCCAGGAATACCGGCTGAAGGCCATGAACTGCCCGATGCACAACCTGATCTTCCGCGGCCGCGGACGCAGCTACCGCGAACTGCCGCTGCGCTTGTTCGAGTTCGGCCACGTCTACCGCTACGAGAAGTCCGGCGTGGTCCACGGCCTGACCCGCGTGCGCGGTTTCGCCCAGGACGACTCGCACTCCTACGTCACCAAGGAGCAGGCACCGGCCGAAGTCGAGCACCTGCTGAACTTCATGCTCTCCCTGCTCAAGGACTTCGGCATGGACGACTTCTACCTGGAGCTGTCCACCCGCGATCCAGAGTCGGATAAGTTCATCGGCTCGGACGAGCAGTGGGAAGAAGCCACCGAGGTCCTCGAGCGCGTTGCCACCGAATCCGGCGTCGAGCTGGTGGCCGATCCGGGCGGCGCGGCCTTCTACGGTCCGAAGATCTCGGTTCAGGCCAAGGATGCCATCGGCCGCACCTGGCAGATGGGCACCGTGCAGTATGACTTCAACCAGCCTGCTCGCTTCGGTCTGGAGTACCAGGCAGCCGACGGCTCCCGTCAGGAACCGGTGATGATCCACGCCGCCAAGTTCGGCTCGATCGAACGCTTCCTGGGCGTGCTCACCGAGCACTACGCAGGCGCTTTCCCGGCGTGGCTCTCGCCGGTGCAGGTTCGCGCCATTCCGGTGGCTGAGGCCTTCAACGACTACCTCTCCGAGGTTGTCGCGACGCTCAAGGCGCAGGGTGTCCGTGTGGAACTGGATGACTCCTCGGATCGCTTCCCGAAGAAGATCCGCAACGCGTCCAAGGACAAGATTCCGTTTGTGCTCATCGCCGGTGGCGAGGATGCCGATGCGAATGCCGTGTCCTTCCGCTTCCGCGATGGCAGCCAGGAAAACCAGGTTCCTGTCGACGAGGCGGTAGCCCGCATCGTTGAAGCCATCAAGAGCCGCGATAACAGCAACTAG
- a CDS encoding helix-turn-helix domain-containing protein, with protein MSNNESLVTFTTPMLKAIANPLRRQILNTLSAMGSARAADMAQVLDMPANKISFHLRELAKAEMIVEVPELARDKRDRVWKSAAVAYTTGEVGEREDDPSGMAMGAYLGQVINDEQRRLHAAMVHGGRHYSGEEAGEAKARMMTSDLMLTMDEMRELIRRLEKVIPAFRKDLEEGKVHSSQPAGDREIWHVMTLLNAESLLNESHAGQQSSQNPK; from the coding sequence ATGAGCAATAACGAGTCGCTAGTCACGTTCACTACGCCGATGCTTAAGGCGATTGCCAACCCGCTGCGCCGGCAGATTCTCAATACGCTATCGGCCATGGGATCGGCCCGCGCGGCGGACATGGCACAGGTGCTGGACATGCCGGCGAACAAGATCAGCTTCCACCTGCGCGAATTAGCCAAGGCCGAGATGATCGTCGAGGTCCCGGAGCTCGCACGGGACAAGCGCGACCGGGTTTGGAAGTCGGCTGCCGTTGCGTACACCACCGGCGAGGTGGGGGAGCGGGAAGACGATCCATCCGGCATGGCCATGGGCGCCTATCTCGGGCAGGTCATCAATGACGAGCAGCGGCGCCTGCATGCCGCCATGGTCCACGGTGGACGCCACTACTCCGGCGAAGAGGCCGGCGAGGCCAAGGCACGTATGATGACCAGCGACCTGATGCTCACCATGGATGAAATGCGCGAGCTGATCCGCCGCTTGGAAAAGGTCATCCCGGCGTTCCGGAAGGACCTGGAGGAAGGCAAGGTCCACAGCTCCCAGCCGGCCGGGGACCGCGAAATCTGGCACGTGATGACCTTGCTCAATGCCGAATCGCTGTTGAACGAGTCACATGCGGGCCAGCAATCATCGCAAAACCCGAAGTGA
- a CDS encoding MFS transporter — MTTTQPSGRPETAAIDASPLPPLRAQKNYRRWLMADSSALLSGGIYGFIFPLMLLAATGSPVLAGSLAALGMAARASVILAGGAMADRTDKARMIVIGSLCGAAVTAVLALGIGSGSLPVPLLCLAHVLMELRGGYFGSTTNAALKDLVHPKQLGRAMAANQGRDSVLMLGSAPLGGVLLGFGGGIALLAVAVLKLFAAASGFALRRPLRAAQQSFRDRGEAGTGGEEKVAHGILAGMHWCFSRPQLRALLILITVVNIGVNGLMTALIYGLEQRSEAPWIIGLASTCMGAGMLIGSLAATSLIEKFRSGLLACNCLTLLGAAMLLIGFNTNLLWMGSMLLLSFLSVPALNAAVGGYFMACVPQDMSGRANSLITFMALAALPLAPLATGLGLEWVGMGPTLIFFGALVSLAAILAWLSPQVRGIPRPGHWVAAASPAPLERASSDGSQKSPAPTSPTE; from the coding sequence ATGACCACGACCCAGCCCAGCGGCCGCCCAGAGACCGCGGCGATTGACGCAAGCCCATTGCCCCCGTTGCGTGCGCAGAAAAATTACCGCAGGTGGTTGATGGCGGACTCCTCGGCGCTGCTTTCGGGCGGCATCTATGGGTTCATCTTCCCCTTGATGCTGCTGGCAGCCACCGGCTCGCCGGTGCTGGCCGGATCCTTGGCTGCGCTGGGGATGGCAGCCAGGGCCAGCGTCATATTGGCCGGCGGCGCCATGGCGGACCGCACCGACAAGGCCCGGATGATCGTGATCGGGAGCTTGTGCGGCGCAGCGGTGACCGCGGTCTTGGCCCTGGGCATCGGCTCTGGTTCGCTGCCGGTTCCCCTGTTATGCCTCGCCCATGTCCTGATGGAATTGCGCGGCGGATACTTTGGCTCAACAACCAATGCCGCCCTCAAGGATCTGGTGCACCCGAAACAGCTCGGCCGCGCGATGGCTGCCAACCAGGGCCGCGACTCCGTGCTGATGCTCGGCTCCGCTCCCCTTGGCGGTGTATTGCTCGGATTCGGCGGCGGCATTGCCCTGCTTGCCGTCGCTGTCCTGAAGCTGTTCGCTGCGGCCAGCGGGTTTGCCCTGCGCCGGCCTCTGCGGGCCGCACAGCAATCCTTCCGGGATCGAGGCGAGGCCGGCACTGGCGGCGAAGAGAAAGTTGCCCACGGAATTCTGGCCGGCATGCACTGGTGTTTTTCCCGCCCGCAACTACGAGCGCTGCTGATTTTGATTACGGTCGTCAACATCGGCGTCAACGGGCTGATGACCGCTCTGATCTATGGGCTGGAGCAGCGTTCGGAAGCTCCGTGGATCATTGGGCTGGCATCGACGTGCATGGGCGCTGGAATGCTGATCGGCTCGCTGGCGGCGACCTCGCTCATTGAAAAATTCCGCAGCGGGCTTCTGGCTTGCAATTGCCTCACTCTTCTTGGCGCCGCCATGCTCCTCATCGGGTTTAACACGAACCTGTTGTGGATGGGCTCCATGCTGTTGCTCAGTTTCCTGAGCGTCCCCGCGCTCAACGCCGCAGTCGGCGGATACTTCATGGCATGCGTCCCCCAGGACATGTCCGGGCGAGCGAATTCCTTGATTACCTTCATGGCCCTGGCCGCCTTGCCTTTGGCACCGCTGGCCACCGGGCTCGGCCTGGAGTGGGTTGGCATGGGCCCGACACTCATCTTTTTCGGAGCATTGGTTTCCTTGGCTGCCATCTTGGCCTGGCTTTCGCCACAGGTCCGAGGGATCCCTCGCCCCGGGCATTGGGTTGCTGCCGCATCTCCAGCACCGCTTGAACGCGCCAGTTCCGATGGCTCCCAGAAGTCCCCCGCCCCAACGTCACCCACCGAATAG
- a CDS encoding VOC family protein: MNKPAPPVISAITLGVRDVGASTKFYTEGLGFELVQPAHPEIAFVRAGYGLMLALWDVKQMPSEYGDVGHGPLAPPISLGHNVHSDAEVDHHYRRALDAGATSITEPTVQPWGGKSACVADPDGFRWDFVHNPSFVIDADGHVSSV; the protein is encoded by the coding sequence ATGAACAAGCCGGCCCCACCCGTCATCAGCGCCATTACCCTCGGCGTGCGCGATGTCGGCGCTTCCACCAAGTTCTACACCGAGGGCCTGGGGTTTGAGCTGGTGCAGCCAGCCCACCCGGAAATCGCCTTTGTCCGCGCCGGATATGGCTTGATGCTCGCCCTCTGGGACGTGAAACAGATGCCCAGCGAGTACGGCGATGTCGGGCACGGCCCATTGGCTCCGCCGATCTCGCTTGGGCATAACGTGCACTCGGATGCGGAAGTGGATCACCACTACCGGCGAGCGCTTGATGCGGGAGCAACGTCGATCACCGAGCCCACCGTGCAGCCTTGGGGCGGCAAGAGTGCCTGCGTGGCCGATCCGGATGGCTTCCGCTGGGATTTTGTGCATAATCCGTCGTTTGTCATTGATGCCGACGGGCATGTTTCCTCGGTTTGA
- a CDS encoding GrpB family protein: protein MNTERRETASRIRAGKPLQLNPKLVDALTGKELGLHRGEVRLANHSPQWEQAFTQLQQILHGDMPAGVKAIEHIGSTAVPGLKAKPILDIIIGTVPEANSEELHCWLLEHGFIYRGEAGNLRPDTMYGFEIQTNIRLINVHLIAYGQTEWSYYLNFRNHLRANPEDRAAYQQLKERLAARQLQDRRGYLDGKAKFIIQRRKA, encoded by the coding sequence ATGAATACCGAGCGCAGAGAAACAGCCAGCAGAATACGCGCCGGCAAACCTCTGCAACTCAACCCGAAGCTCGTCGATGCGCTGACCGGCAAAGAACTCGGACTGCACAGGGGCGAAGTACGCCTAGCAAACCATTCGCCCCAATGGGAACAAGCCTTCACGCAACTGCAACAGATACTGCACGGCGACATGCCAGCAGGTGTCAAGGCAATCGAGCACATCGGTTCCACCGCCGTACCAGGATTAAAGGCAAAACCCATCTTGGACATCATCATCGGAACCGTCCCCGAGGCAAATAGCGAAGAACTGCATTGCTGGCTGCTTGAGCACGGATTCATCTACAGGGGAGAGGCGGGCAACCTACGCCCAGATACGATGTACGGATTCGAGATCCAAACAAACATCAGGCTCATCAATGTCCATCTCATCGCCTATGGGCAGACCGAATGGTCCTATTACCTCAACTTCAGAAACCACTTGCGAGCTAACCCCGAAGACAGGGCAGCCTACCAACAGCTCAAAGAGCGACTAGCGGCTCGCCAGCTCCAAGATCGCCGCGGCTACCTCGACGGGAAAGCGAAATTCATAATCCAACGACGCAAGGCATGA
- a CDS encoding DNA polymerase III subunit alpha, translating to MSFTHLNVSSSYSAHYGVSHPRALAQAAKAHGAQMLALTDRDGLYGAVKHVAACIAEGLAPILGANLAVLDSAGETLARITVLARGGCAGAGYAALCRTITLAHSTAHGVPGLSTSQVGELGREGNLMILIGGESDVARAILKGKYAQARTLMADWKKRVGKMLRVEITTYLSAHGSRYSLGEAARLLRYAQERGIKSVLTNAVRYVDPDGAVTADIIDSARTLHSLKNLDSCQPNGQGWLKTPQQMQQLATEIGNATERIWAHQMLRDTEQLAAWAALDPVADLGWKKPVIPEAKIIGLYRPAQQELTERVFAAVPRLLPDTDRNLIEKQLDLELGVIDRLDFAGYFLTVAETVKLITDMGVRVAARGSGASSLVNYLLGISQVNPLAHDLVFERFLSDTRTTLPDIDIDVESARRHEIYRKIFSTYGEERVSLMSMQNAYRARGAVRDAGSALGIEQEQIDEIAKQLWRFSASSFREALTEKPELAALAERITDDTQLDILIDATERLDRLPRHISMHPCGVILSDASLLDRTPVQPSGIGLQMSQFDKHDMDLMGLIKLDVLGVRMQSAIAYTLEEIARLHPSKEQAARAGGHADDSYIDATGVIDLARVPLDDEPTFELIRSTHTLGCFQIESPGQRELVGKLAPREFNDLIIDISLFRPGPMQSNMVKPYLEHRHGFAPAQYLHPKLIPALAETHGVTVFHEQVLRMLDVLTGCGLGMADVYRRLLGNPEKEPAVERYVRTEAVKNGFTPEVIDNVWEVLSGFGSFGFCKAHGAAFAVPTYHSAWLKAHHPEAFLAGIWEHDPGMYPKRLLVSEARRMGVPILPLDINRSTGHYRVERVFESAPSKLPVVPRAPSSLRPGRYGIRLAFRDIHQMSEREVERLVAGQPYEHLADVRARAGLSRRTYQNLAALGVFDSLLAGTSRADTIAHTQSMAHSSLPAKYRPGPGQLALDLGKIEHIKANGVQLDPAEVVRTELDLMHLDASEHLISSYRQRLAHLPVTQAAELLHLRNGTEVLVAGVRVATQTPPMRGGKRVVFISVDDGTGCIDATFFDDTQQRTGPLLFSTRMLLIHGVTRRTGPRGISLQALNAWDLHQPETLPAAGYLDELTRPQPSYRPKLAEGARKSESLGELAKRMEAEGLDQRGA from the coding sequence ATGAGCTTCACCCATTTGAACGTCAGTTCTTCCTATAGCGCCCACTACGGGGTGTCGCACCCGCGCGCCTTGGCCCAAGCGGCCAAAGCCCACGGTGCGCAGATGCTGGCACTCACTGACCGGGACGGGCTATATGGAGCAGTCAAGCACGTCGCCGCCTGCATAGCAGAAGGTCTGGCGCCCATCCTCGGTGCCAACCTCGCGGTGCTCGACTCTGCCGGCGAAACCCTCGCAAGAATCACCGTGCTAGCTCGCGGCGGTTGCGCAGGAGCTGGCTACGCAGCGTTATGCCGAACGATTACCCTCGCGCACAGCACCGCGCACGGCGTTCCGGGACTGAGCACCAGTCAGGTTGGGGAACTGGGCCGCGAAGGCAACCTGATGATCCTGATCGGTGGCGAGTCCGATGTAGCCAGGGCAATCCTCAAGGGAAAATACGCCCAGGCGCGCACCCTCATGGCCGACTGGAAAAAGCGGGTGGGGAAGATGCTGCGAGTGGAAATCACCACCTACCTCTCTGCGCATGGTTCACGCTACAGCCTCGGCGAAGCCGCCCGCTTGCTGCGCTACGCCCAAGAGCGGGGGATTAAGTCCGTGCTCACCAATGCCGTGCGCTATGTGGACCCCGACGGGGCGGTCACCGCAGATATCATTGACTCCGCACGCACCCTGCACAGCTTGAAAAACCTGGATTCCTGCCAGCCCAATGGGCAGGGCTGGCTGAAAACCCCGCAGCAGATGCAGCAGCTTGCCACCGAAATCGGCAACGCCACCGAGCGGATCTGGGCCCATCAGATGCTGCGCGATACCGAACAGCTTGCCGCGTGGGCGGCACTGGATCCCGTCGCAGACCTCGGGTGGAAGAAGCCGGTGATCCCCGAGGCAAAAATCATCGGACTCTATCGCCCAGCCCAGCAGGAACTAACCGAACGCGTCTTCGCAGCGGTCCCGCGCCTGCTGCCTGACACCGACCGGAACCTGATCGAGAAGCAGCTGGACCTCGAGCTGGGGGTGATCGACCGGCTGGACTTCGCCGGATACTTCCTGACCGTTGCCGAAACCGTCAAGTTGATCACTGACATGGGGGTGCGTGTTGCGGCCCGCGGTTCGGGCGCCTCCTCGCTGGTGAACTACCTGCTGGGCATCAGCCAGGTGAACCCGCTAGCCCATGACCTGGTGTTCGAGCGCTTCCTTTCGGATACCCGAACCACCCTGCCCGATATCGACATCGACGTGGAATCCGCGCGCCGCCACGAGATCTACCGCAAGATCTTCTCCACCTACGGAGAGGAGCGCGTGAGCCTGATGAGCATGCAGAACGCCTACCGGGCTCGCGGCGCAGTGCGCGATGCCGGATCCGCACTGGGCATCGAACAAGAGCAGATTGACGAAATCGCCAAGCAGCTCTGGCGCTTCTCCGCATCCTCTTTCCGCGAAGCGCTCACCGAGAAGCCCGAACTGGCCGCCTTGGCCGAGCGCATCACCGATGACACCCAGCTCGATATCCTCATCGACGCCACCGAGCGCCTGGACCGGCTGCCCCGGCATATCTCCATGCATCCCTGCGGGGTGATCCTCTCCGACGCGAGCCTGCTGGACCGCACCCCGGTCCAGCCCTCGGGCATCGGGCTGCAGATGAGCCAATTCGACAAGCACGACATGGACCTGATGGGCTTGATCAAGCTCGACGTGCTCGGGGTGCGCATGCAATCAGCCATCGCCTACACGCTCGAGGAGATCGCCCGCCTGCACCCGAGCAAAGAGCAGGCAGCTCGCGCCGGCGGGCATGCCGACGACAGCTACATCGACGCCACCGGAGTGATCGACCTGGCCAGGGTGCCGCTGGATGACGAACCCACCTTCGAATTGATCCGCTCCACCCATACGCTGGGCTGCTTCCAGATCGAATCCCCGGGGCAGCGCGAACTGGTCGGCAAGCTCGCGCCCCGCGAATTCAACGACCTGATCATTGACATCTCCCTGTTCCGCCCGGGTCCCATGCAATCGAATATGGTCAAGCCCTACCTGGAACACCGCCACGGATTCGCCCCGGCCCAATACCTGCACCCGAAGCTGATTCCCGCGCTCGCCGAAACCCACGGGGTCACCGTCTTCCACGAACAGGTGCTGCGCATGCTCGATGTGCTCACCGGTTGCGGGCTGGGGATGGCCGATGTCTACCGTCGGCTGCTGGGCAACCCGGAGAAGGAACCAGCAGTGGAACGCTATGTGCGCACCGAGGCGGTGAAGAACGGCTTCACCCCCGAAGTGATCGATAATGTCTGGGAAGTATTATCCGGCTTTGGATCCTTCGGATTCTGCAAGGCCCACGGGGCCGCCTTTGCCGTACCCACCTACCACTCGGCCTGGCTCAAAGCCCATCACCCCGAGGCCTTCCTCGCCGGGATCTGGGAACACGACCCGGGCATGTATCCCAAGCGGCTGCTGGTCTCCGAGGCGCGCAGAATGGGCGTTCCCATCCTCCCGCTGGATATCAACCGCTCCACGGGGCACTATCGAGTCGAACGAGTTTTCGAATCTGCTCCTTCGAAGCTCCCAGTGGTGCCCCGCGCACCCAGCTCGCTGCGCCCAGGACGCTATGGAATCCGCCTGGCCTTCCGCGATATCCACCAGATGAGCGAACGCGAAGTCGAACGCCTGGTTGCCGGCCAACCTTATGAGCACCTGGCCGATGTCCGAGCCCGCGCAGGACTCTCGCGCCGCACCTACCAGAATCTTGCAGCCCTCGGAGTCTTCGATTCCCTGCTTGCAGGAACCTCCCGTGCCGACACCATCGCCCATACCCAATCCATGGCGCATAGCTCCCTTCCGGCCAAATACCGTCCGGGACCCGGACAGCTGGCACTGGACCTCGGGAAAATCGAACACATCAAAGCCAACGGAGTACAGCTGGATCCAGCCGAAGTAGTGCGCACCGAACTGGACCTGATGCACTTGGACGCCAGCGAGCACCTGATCTCCTCCTACCGGCAACGCCTGGCGCACTTGCCCGTGACACAAGCCGCCGAGCTGCTGCATTTGCGCAACGGAACCGAAGTGCTGGTCGCCGGGGTACGCGTGGCCACACAGACCCCTCCCATGCGCGGAGGCAAGCGCGTGGTCTTCATTTCCGTGGATGACGGCACCGGCTGCATCGACGCCACCTTCTTCGATGACACGCAGCAACGCACCGGGCCGCTGCTCTTCTCCACCCGCATGCTGCTCATCCACGGGGTCACCCGGCGCACCGGGCCACGCGGCATCTCCCTGCAAGCGCTCAACGCCTGGGACCTGCATCAGCCAGAAACGCTGCCTGCGGCCGGATATCTCGACGAGCTCACCCGGCCGCAACCCAGCTATCGGCCAAAACTCGCCGAGGGGGCACGCAAGAGCGAAAGCCTTGGAGAACTCGCCAAGCGCATGGAAGCCGAAGGGCTGGACCAGCGCGGAGCCTGA
- a CDS encoding DUF6504 family protein, which produces MFTESIEVARAANGMPLRVSWQGQDYRLAAEPQRWFERRKWWDENLRIPRGIGAGIADYEMWRLQLVAVRGPQQVHSVDVSFDAQTERWRLVRVHESLARSA; this is translated from the coding sequence ATGTTCACCGAGTCAATCGAGGTTGCCCGCGCAGCGAATGGAATGCCGTTGCGCGTGAGCTGGCAGGGGCAGGACTACCGCCTGGCTGCCGAGCCTCAACGCTGGTTCGAGCGCCGCAAATGGTGGGACGAAAACCTGCGGATTCCTCGCGGAATCGGCGCAGGAATCGCCGACTATGAGATGTGGCGACTGCAACTGGTTGCGGTGCGCGGACCCCAGCAGGTGCACAGCGTTGACGTCAGTTTTGACGCGCAAACCGAACGCTGGCGACTGGTGCGTGTGCATGAGTCCCTGGCCCGCAGCGCCTAG
- a CDS encoding DUF2127 domain-containing protein, whose translation MDTSGRSVQIRHRRLLDRTFYVGLILKGLNGLAELISGTALLFTGPAKIASWISVLTQHELSEDPQDFIARSLVNLSERLDVSATLFAAFYLLIHGLVKVVLVWAVLKNRLWAYPWLIGFLIAFILYQTYELIVNFSWVLLALTVFDVVIVLLTWREY comes from the coding sequence ATGGATACTTCCGGGCGTTCGGTTCAGATTCGTCACCGACGCTTGCTTGATCGCACCTTTTATGTGGGCCTAATCCTTAAAGGACTCAATGGCTTGGCAGAGCTGATCAGCGGAACGGCGCTTTTATTCACTGGACCCGCCAAGATTGCATCATGGATTAGCGTCCTAACCCAACACGAGCTCAGCGAAGATCCCCAGGACTTCATCGCTCGATCATTGGTCAACTTGTCTGAACGACTGGATGTTTCAGCGACACTATTTGCCGCCTTTTATTTGCTGATTCATGGGCTGGTAAAAGTGGTGCTTGTGTGGGCCGTGCTCAAAAACCGGTTATGGGCCTACCCCTGGCTTATCGGCTTCCTAATAGCGTTCATCCTCTATCAGACCTATGAACTGATCGTTAACTTTAGCTGGGTGTTACTGGCTCTCACAGTCTTTGATGTTGTGATTGTTCTGCTGACCTGGCGCGAGTACTAA